The following proteins come from a genomic window of Methanosarcina sp. MTP4:
- the cdhB gene encoding CO dehydrogenase/acetyl-CoA synthase complex subunit epsilon produces the protein MVDTTKNTKVFTSYGVTTSRTVTPAVAAKMIAKAKRPLLVVGTAAAEQGLLERIISISRTLNLPIAATGSSMPAFVGKDVDARYINLHALGFYLPDPEWPGLDGNGSYDTLIVLAHKKYYINQVLSGLRNFSSIKTIAIDRNYIQNASVSFGNLGKKEHIEALDELIGLLEAEAK, from the coding sequence ATGGTCGACACGACAAAAAACACCAAAGTCTTCACGAGCTACGGGGTAACGACTTCCAGGACCGTAACCCCGGCAGTGGCAGCGAAGATGATCGCAAAAGCAAAGCGTCCCCTCCTTGTGGTGGGGACAGCCGCAGCCGAACAGGGGCTTCTGGAACGCATCATTTCGATTTCCAGAACCTTAAATCTTCCTATTGCAGCCACCGGGAGTTCAATGCCCGCTTTTGTGGGAAAGGACGTGGATGCCCGCTACATCAACCTCCACGCCCTGGGCTTTTACCTGCCCGATCCCGAATGGCCCGGCCTGGACGGCAACGGCAGCTATGATACCCTCATAGTGCTCGCCCACAAGAAATATTACATCAACCAGGTGCTGTCAGGGCTCAGGAACTTCAGTTCCATAAAGACGATAGCAATAGACCGCAACTACATCCAGAACGCCTCGGTCTCTTTCGGGAACCTGGGCAAAAAAGAGCATATCGAAGCCCTTGATGAACTTATAGGGCTTCTGGAAGCGGAAGCAAAGTAA
- a CDS encoding helix-turn-helix domain-containing protein — MVEKEIDSLCSQYGLRPTNLSELTLEINLPDPALEDGFRELENTLYLPLSDGANAVSSLSFLTEAEPSAYIQLVLDPGKASAEYLEDFLNNPLGRKIRKAWEARGFIRRPDSLSEEKLLEDTVLDDTACAEGASFSSTSSVAEVYGEAYGEAYSDVFAGEGGGSGAVAVAGAGDSLDALPPTVDLNSLSHSRIYLPDLQTQKEVLKVKGLIKELMDQLSVFECRLSTYPKNLAHIEEKIAHIREAVQLANDSDYALELIRRGESKKLEFKSTLRMNLMSGKPDWNIEHAVLKTLVAYLNTDGGTLLVGVSNDGEVLGIENEGFPNEDKFLLHFKQLIKQHIGLAYAPLIEYALVPVGEKKILEVDCRKSDEAVFMTPNKKDEEFYIRIGPSSERLTGSKLLEYVGRRYNGNGHQ; from the coding sequence ATGGTAGAAAAAGAGATCGATTCCTTATGCAGCCAGTACGGGCTGAGACCTACAAACTTATCGGAACTTACGCTTGAAATCAATTTGCCTGACCCTGCACTTGAGGATGGGTTCAGGGAACTGGAAAATACCCTCTATCTTCCCCTTTCCGACGGCGCAAACGCTGTTTCTTCCCTGTCTTTCCTCACAGAGGCGGAGCCCTCGGCTTACATCCAGCTGGTTCTCGATCCCGGAAAAGCGAGTGCAGAATACCTTGAAGACTTTTTAAACAACCCCCTGGGCCGGAAGATCCGGAAAGCCTGGGAAGCCAGGGGCTTCATCCGCAGGCCGGATTCCCTTTCAGAGGAAAAACTGCTGGAAGATACTGTTTTGGATGATACTGCCTGTGCGGAGGGCGCTTCATTTTCATCTACTAGCTCAGTTGCAGAGGTCTATGGAGAAGCCTACGGAGAAGCCTATTCGGATGTTTTTGCAGGGGAGGGAGGCGGTTCGGGGGCAGTTGCGGTTGCAGGAGCTGGTGATTCCCTGGATGCGCTTCCTCCTACCGTTGACCTCAATTCCCTATCCCACAGCAGGATCTACCTACCTGACCTGCAGACCCAGAAAGAGGTCCTTAAGGTCAAGGGACTGATAAAAGAGCTAATGGACCAGCTCAGCGTTTTCGAGTGCAGGCTATCCACCTATCCCAAGAACCTCGCCCACATCGAGGAGAAGATCGCCCATATCCGGGAAGCTGTCCAGCTTGCAAACGACTCCGACTACGCCCTGGAACTCATCCGCAGGGGTGAGAGCAAGAAACTGGAGTTCAAGTCCACGCTCCGTATGAACCTCATGTCAGGCAAGCCGGACTGGAATATCGAGCATGCTGTCCTCAAGACCCTCGTCGCTTACCTGAACACCGACGGTGGGACCCTCCTGGTAGGTGTTTCCAACGATGGGGAAGTCCTGGGAATCGAAAACGAAGGTTTCCCGAACGAGGACAAGTTCCTCCTCCACTTCAAGCAGCTCATCAAGCAGCATATAGGCCTCGCATATGCCCCCCTGATCGAATACGCCCTCGTCCCGGTAGGTGAAAAAAAGATCCTGGAAGTTGACTGCCGGAAAAGTGACGAAGCCGTCTTCATGACGCCAAACAAAAAAGACGAGGAGTTTTACATCCGGATCGGGCCGTCCAGTGAGCGGCTTACCGGCAGCAAACTTCTCGAGTACGTGGGCCGGCGGTATAACGGGAACGGTCACCAGTAA
- a CDS encoding MarC family protein, with protein MDGISFFIYSFMSLFVVVSPLSAVVTFISLTSKMTFDEKNEIANKAIVLAFLIALFFAFTGNIILELFSINVDSLRVAGGILLFSIAFDMMNAKISSERITEEEIKQSEEREDIWVFPIALPLLSGPGTISAVIVLMGSAGGVDQKLIIVLAIVLTFAICLVIFRFSRRIHKIIGYNGMLVFTRLMGLFLAALAVDLVSTGALNIVRNI; from the coding sequence ATGGACGGTATCAGTTTTTTCATTTATTCCTTCATGTCACTTTTTGTAGTCGTAAGCCCCCTCAGTGCAGTCGTGACCTTCATCTCCCTGACCAGTAAAATGACTTTTGATGAAAAGAATGAGATCGCAAATAAAGCCATCGTTCTGGCCTTTCTTATAGCCCTCTTTTTTGCATTCACAGGGAACATAATCCTCGAACTTTTCAGCATCAATGTCGATTCCCTGAGGGTTGCCGGGGGAATCCTGCTCTTCAGCATTGCCTTTGATATGATGAATGCCAAGATTTCATCAGAAAGGATAACAGAAGAAGAGATCAAACAGTCTGAAGAAAGGGAAGACATATGGGTTTTTCCAATAGCTCTTCCACTCCTGTCCGGGCCAGGGACGATCAGCGCAGTAATCGTGCTGATGGGCAGTGCGGGAGGAGTCGACCAGAAATTGATTATAGTCCTGGCAATTGTCCTTACTTTTGCAATCTGCCTTGTAATCTTCCGCTTCTCCAGAAGGATTCACAAGATTATCGGCTACAACGGAATGCTGGTCTTCACAAGGCTCATGGGGCTCTTTCTTGCAGCCCTTGCAGTGGACCTTGTTTCCACAGGGGCGCTGAATATCGTAAGAAACATCTGA
- a CDS encoding MBL fold metallo-hydrolase, with amino-acid sequence MPPEKSYTLNAVPMGNSNAYLITAGASAVLVDAGCGGKIKNLEAALEQKNLKFPDINLIILTHTHYDHVGCLAEIRDRSGAKVLVHEAEAGNLERGYTPFPKGTMWFSKIISGLASSLLSSKAKYPPVKADIVVKGEYDLKKYLPGVKAKVIPTPGHTKGSISVILQNEDAVVGDTLFNVMPWTVFPPFANNEKQLFRSWEKLAETSCATFYPGHGKEFPIEKLVDNYRKLSSRV; translated from the coding sequence ATGCCCCCGGAAAAATCCTATACCCTGAATGCCGTTCCAATGGGCAATTCCAACGCCTACCTCATCACAGCCGGAGCTTCCGCAGTCCTGGTCGATGCCGGCTGCGGCGGTAAAATTAAGAACCTTGAAGCAGCCCTCGAGCAAAAGAACCTGAAATTCCCCGACATCAATCTTATCATCCTCACCCACACCCACTACGACCATGTCGGCTGTCTGGCCGAAATCAGGGACCGCAGCGGGGCAAAGGTCCTGGTCCACGAAGCCGAAGCCGGGAACCTGGAAAGGGGCTACACCCCATTTCCTAAAGGCACCATGTGGTTTTCGAAAATTATATCAGGGCTGGCAAGCAGCCTTCTGTCCTCAAAAGCAAAATATCCTCCCGTAAAAGCGGACATCGTAGTCAAAGGCGAGTACGACCTGAAAAAATACCTTCCCGGAGTAAAGGCAAAAGTCATCCCGACGCCGGGCCATACCAAAGGTTCGATTTCCGTAATCCTGCAAAACGAAGATGCAGTTGTCGGGGACACGCTTTTCAACGTAATGCCCTGGACCGTTTTCCCTCCCTTTGCCAACAATGAAAAACAGCTTTTTAGAAGCTGGGAAAAGCTTGCCGAAACAAGCTGTGCGACCTTTTACCCAGGACACGGAAAGGAGTTCCCTATTGAAAAACTGGTGGACAACTACAGGAAACTGAGTTCCAGAGTGTAA
- a CDS encoding DUF4870 domain-containing protein, which yields MGLNENTEAVLSYTLTWLTGLLFFVLETKSKFVRFHALQSVIAFVVLSVILSIPQAFFGELGFLAYFILNLNPALIIYLLISAPSDIFSSFFGGVFMLSGIAILLWLFLMYQAFKGKKFSLPLIGDLVDKVLESIYSE from the coding sequence ATGGGTTTGAACGAAAACACTGAAGCCGTCCTGTCTTACACGCTCACCTGGTTAACAGGCCTGCTTTTCTTCGTTCTCGAAACTAAAAGTAAATTCGTCAGGTTCCATGCGCTACAATCCGTTATAGCATTCGTGGTCCTTTCCGTCATTCTCAGTATCCCGCAAGCTTTTTTCGGAGAGCTCGGTTTCCTGGCTTACTTCATACTTAACCTCAATCCGGCGTTGATTATCTACCTTTTAATTTCTGCGCCATCCGACATCTTCTCAAGCTTTTTCGGAGGTGTTTTTATGTTAAGCGGTATAGCCATTCTTCTCTGGCTTTTCCTGATGTACCAGGCCTTCAAGGGGAAAAAGTTCAGTCTGCCTTTGATAGGGGATCTGGTGGATAAGGTGCTTGAAAGCATATATTCGGAGTAA
- a CDS encoding PEF-CTERM sorting domain-containing protein — MKYLKVIVMLSVSFLLLTLLSLPAMAYIIDGKLDDWGVDLRSGLDETDINAWIPTRNTVDWIVEDNIDPTYTSDEAYPDWTGYTDTGVHIKKSGDTYIAYSEPTLAYSDWWARAHGDHYLEPAGGEYYDIEALYFDDDAQYVYIAIVTSMPPTGYTDEYGRFVDAGDIAIDLDTDENTGEYGYEYGIKTHGIGIGMIRYNPDWSLPQATGGFIVNAPSEFDKNTGDFTGTAELVYVNANNDETVDYGSDEYEPNGVLVVPNYIIEAKIPKSALGNPTVGQTSNIHVSIGCGNDVIELVPVSFEAEIPEFPTVALPVFAVLGLCYIFNGRRRDGE; from the coding sequence ATGAAATATTTGAAAGTTATAGTTATGTTATCTGTCAGCTTCTTGCTGCTTACGTTATTATCATTGCCAGCTATGGCATACATTATCGATGGTAAGCTTGACGACTGGGGAGTTGATCTTCGGTCTGGCTTGGATGAAACCGACATCAATGCATGGATACCAACAAGAAACACCGTTGACTGGATAGTTGAGGACAATATAGACCCTACTTACACCTCAGATGAAGCGTATCCAGACTGGACCGGATACACTGACACCGGCGTACACATCAAAAAAAGTGGGGACACGTATATTGCTTATAGCGAGCCAACCCTTGCCTATAGCGACTGGTGGGCAAGAGCTCACGGCGATCATTACTTGGAACCTGCGGGTGGAGAATACTACGATATTGAAGCCCTGTACTTTGATGATGATGCCCAATATGTTTACATCGCAATCGTAACCTCTATGCCACCAACTGGCTACACAGATGAATACGGCAGATTCGTTGACGCAGGGGATATTGCCATAGACCTTGATACCGACGAAAACACTGGTGAATATGGATATGAATACGGTATCAAAACCCATGGTATCGGCATAGGTATGATACGATACAATCCTGACTGGTCACTACCACAAGCAACTGGAGGTTTCATCGTAAATGCACCCTCTGAATTTGACAAAAATACTGGTGATTTTACAGGCACAGCCGAACTTGTATACGTTAACGCAAATAATGATGAAACGGTGGATTATGGGTCAGATGAGTACGAACCAAATGGTGTACTTGTAGTACCCAACTACATTATCGAAGCAAAAATTCCAAAAAGTGCACTTGGAAATCCAACAGTTGGACAGACCAGCAACATTCACGTAAGCATCGGTTGCGGAAACGATGTAATCGAACTCGTACCCGTATCCTTTGAAGCTGAAATCCCGGAATTCCCGACCGTCGCATTACCGGTATTCGCGGTTCTGGGACTATGCTACATCTTTAACGGAAGACGCCGGGACGGAGAATAA
- a CDS encoding type II toxin-antitoxin system mRNA interferase toxin, RelE/StbE family, giving the protein MRHSFEVSKSLEKEMEKLQKKNKRRFEALLSKMGEILDNPYHFKPLRHDMKGLRRVHIDKSFVLVFEIVEAENKVIFWDIAHHDDIYK; this is encoded by the coding sequence TTGAGACATTCTTTTGAAGTCAGCAAGAGTCTTGAAAAAGAAATGGAAAAACTTCAAAAGAAAAACAAAAGGCGTTTTGAAGCTCTGCTGAGCAAAATGGGGGAGATACTCGACAACCCCTATCATTTCAAACCTTTAAGACATGATATGAAAGGTTTGAGGCGAGTCCACATCGACAAGTCATTTGTTCTTGTTTTTGAAATAGTTGAAGCCGAAAATAAAGTGATATTCTGGGACATCGCTCATCACGATGATATTTACAAATAA